The region CGCTAGTTCATCCAGATCGGTCCGCTTGGTCCGATTGTTCTGCGCGACAAAGATGGTGTTCGAGGTAACGGGCTTATAGAAAGTTCCGGCGATCGTTCCCACAATCCGCAGGGCATCGGCCAGAGAGACGTTTACAAGGTCGATGGGAATGCGCTTGGACGTGTAATCGGGATCGAAGATCACGTTGAGCCCGGCGGCCTTGCCGATCGCCTGGTAGATGTTCTTGACGTCCTCAACAGCGTGCAGGGTGATCGGCTCTGAGGAGACAGGCTTTAGTTCAATGGGACCGGCGACGGTGCTGATGGCGGCGAGATTATCCACGCCAATCTGCTGATTCTGCACCGGTGCGCCGGTCGATGAGGATTGCGTCTCGATCTCGTGGGTGACCCGATCGAACTCCTGCTGGGCAGTCTGGTTGGCGGAATCGATCTCCAGGGCTCTGCTGAACTGGCTCAAAGCTCCCTGCAGATCGCCGTTCTGGCGCAGCACGCGGCCACGATCCACATGGCTGATTGCGGCCTGAAAGCGCATCAGCTCATAGTGCGCCTTGTATCTCAGATCCTTGGGGTTCTTCAACATCGCCTGGCGGTAGGCTTCGTATGCTGTGTCGTAGTCCTGACGCAGCTCCGCGTCCTGCCCTCTTTTGTCCCAGGTCTTGGCCGACTGTGCATGGAGAGAGGAGCTGCCAAGAAGAAGGACCGCTACAAGGGCGAGAGCCAACTGTGCGGCATGCCGAACTGGTATGGAGAAAACTGGGAGCTTGCCACGACTCATACTGCGTTCGTTTGCGTCCTTTACACCGAAAAGAGTGAGGCGTTTGCCGGAGTGCGCTCCTACCCCTGGATTTGGACAAGGGAGGACGCTGCCTGTGGAGGCGTTTCCTGCCAGGCTGGTGCGCTCGGGTGAGTATAGCATTCGGACTTCAAATTCCTTGTCGTTTCGCGGCACAGAACCGGTCGTTTCTACCGATGGCAGAGAGTGGAACGCTGGAGAACCTGGGCGTCTCACGGTTAGACGAGCGCAAGCCGCGTGGGTGAGGTCGCTCACTCTGCCCATGTTAAAGTAAGAGATTCATGCCTCGCTCGCTTTCCAACCCGACCGCAGCCTACCAGCCGAAAGCTTCGGCCCCGAAGGTGAAGGATCGGGATCCGGTTGCGGCAGGACAGCGCGATGCATCGGTCAACCGTGCGGCCAGCCACAACTACTTCCTTACAGACCGCTTTGAGGCAGGAGTCGCCCTGCGCGGCACCGAAGTGAAATCCATCCGGGAGGGCAAGGCGAACCTGAAGGATGCCTATGGGCTTCTGAAGGATGGAGAGTGCTATCTGCTGAACGCGCACATTGGCCCCTTCTCCCACGGCAACACCATGAATCACGACTCCCTGCGTACTCGCAAATTACTGCTGCACAAAGGAGAGTTGCGCAAGCTGGAGAGCATGACACGGCAGAAGGGATACACCCTTATCCCGACACGTCTGTACTTCCGCCACGGACGGGTGAAGTGCGAACTCGCCATAGCCAAGGGCAAGCAAGACTGGGACAAGCGTGAAACCGAGCGCCGCAAAGAGGCCGACCGCGAAGCACGGGCAGCCATCGTGCGGAGCCAGCGCAGCTGATAACTTCTGCCTCTGGGCCCGCCACTGCGTCTGAGGAGTACCGAGAAACTCACTTCGATAGACCCTGCGTCAGTTTCACTCACATTTTAACTACGTCAGTTGACAGCCATACGGAGCCTGCCCTATCGTTAGCAATCGGAAGCATCGAGTGCTAATCGCCTGCCGGGCTAATGCCGGGCGATACCCTCCCGGTCAGATTTTGGCGGGATTAAGGCAGCGATGGAAATTCCAAAAAACTGCAAAGGCTACGGGCAATATTTTGCCCACGAGGTCGATGCGCGAATTCAACCCGGCGAGTCATTCTCGTTTCGGAACTAAAAAGCAACAAGGAGAGATAGCAAATGGCGAAGACATTCACACCGCTGCACGATCGCATCCTGGTCCGCCGCGTCGAAGAGGGCGAAACCCTCCGTGGCGGCATCATCATCCCCGACTCCGCCAAGGAAAAGCCCCAGCAGGGCGAAGTTATCTCGGTCGGTAAGGGCAAGTCCAACGACGAAGGCAAGGTCTTCCCGCTCGACGTCAAGGCTGGCGACCAGATCCTCTTCGGCAAGTACTCGGGCACCGAAATCAAGCTTGACGGCGAAGAGTTCCTGATCATGCGCGAAGAAGAAGTCCTCGGCATCCTCAAGTAGTGCTTCGCGGACGGCGGGAGGCGGCTTCGCCGCGTTCTTCGCTGGAATGAAGAGGTCGCCTCATGGAGCGTATCCGTTGGTTTGGAATGCTGAGGACGCTCTTCAGTCGCAGGAGGTTTTGAGGACCGTTTCAGCGCAAGCAGTTCGGCAACAAGTTTTGTTAAGCACACGGCTTCAGCCGTGTGAATCAGCAGATTCCCTGAGGGGGCTTTAGCCCCTGAGGTCAAAAATCAACGCGAGCCGCAAAAAGCGGCGCGAGGAGAAGAAAATGGCAAAGCAGATTCTGCATGGAGAAGATTCGCGTCAGGCGATCCTGCGTGGCGTCAACACGCTGGCCGACGCTGTGAAGGTCACACTCGGTCCGAAGGGCCGCAACGTTGTTATCGAGAAGAAGTTCGGCTCGCCCACCATCACCAAGGACGGCGTTACTGTCGCCAAGGAGATCGAGCTCGGCAACAGCCTCGAGAATATGGGCGCACAGATGGTGCGCGAGGTCGCTTCGAAGACCTCCGACGTTGCCGGTGACGGCACCACCACCGCGACCGTTCTGGCTCAGGCCATCTATCGCGAGGGTGTAAAGACGGTTGCCGCCGGTGCAAATCCGATGGCTCTGAAGCGCGGCATCGATAAGGCTGTCGAGGCCATCATCGGCAAGCGCGACGAGCACGGCGCCGTTCAGGGTGGAGCTCTCTCCAAGCTGTCCAAGCCCGTCTCCGGCGACATGATTGCACAGGTCGGAACCATCTCGGCCAACAGCGATGCGCAGATCGGCACCATCATCGCCGAGGCGATGAAGAAGGTTGGCAAGGACGGCGTCATCACCGTCGAAGAGTCGCGCACCATGGAGACACAGCTTGAGGTCGTCGAAGGCATGCAGTTCGACCGCGGCTACCTGTCGCCCTACTTCGTGACCGATGCCGAGCGCATGGAAGCTGCTCTTGAGAATCCCTACATCCTGATCTACGAGAAGAAGATCTCCTCGATGAAGGACCTGCTTCCGCTGCTCGAGCAGATCGCCCGCACCGCCAAGCCGCTTGTCATCATCGCTGAGGATGTTGACGGCGAGGCTCTCGCGACCCTGGTCGTCAACAAGCTGCGTGGCACGCTGAACGTCGCTGCCGTCAAGGCTCCCGGCTTCGGCGATCGCCGCAAGGCCATGTTGCAGGACATCGCAATCCTGACCGGCGGCAAGGCCATCACCGAGGACCTCGGCATCAAGCTCGAGTCGGTCAAGATTGAGGACCTCGGCACCGCGAAGCGCGTCACCATCGATAAGGACAACACCACCATCGTCGACGGCGGCGGAAAGGGTGGCGAGATCGAAGGCCGCGTGAAGGAGATTCGTGCCCAGATCGACAAGACCACCTCGGACTACGATCGCGAGAAGCTGCAGGAGCGTCTCGCCAAGCTGGTTGGCGGCGTCGCTGTCATCAAGGTTGGTGCTGCAACCGAGACCGAGATGAAGGAGAAGAAGGCTCGCGTTGAAGACGCGATGCACGCGACCCGTGCGGCTGTGGAAGAGGGCATCGTCCCCGGCGGCGGCGTTGCGCTGATTCGCGCAACTTCGGCTGTCGACGATGTCGTCAAGGGTCTCGAGGGTGACGAGAAGATCGGTGCTTCGATCATCCGTCGCGCCATCGAAGAGCCTCTGCGCATGATCGTCTCGAACGCCGGCGAAGAAGGCGCAGTCGTCATCGGCAAGATCCTCGACTCGAAGGAGACCAACTTCGGCTACAACGCCGGAACCGGCGCCTACGAGGACCTGGTGAAGGCCGGTGTCATCGACCCGACCAAGGTAACCCGCACCGCCCTGCAGAACGCGGCTTCCATCGCCGGTCTGATGCTCACCACCGAGGCCATGATCTCCGAGATCCCGGAGAAGAAGGAAGCCCCGGCCGGTGGACACAACCACGGCAGCATGGACGGCATGTACTGAGCTTCGCGCTCGGCGAAACGCGCCTTTCGGCGCAAAAACAAAGACCCTGGAGATCTTCCGGGGTCTTTGTTTTTAAGCCTTCGAGAGTTACTGAACGGCAAAATTGAAAACCGTCGTTTTCCTTTTTTGTTCCTTCGACTTATCCTTATCGCGCAACACCAATTGAATAAAACGAAACAAGGAGCGTGATGATCTCCCGTAGAGAATTCTCAAAGCTGGGCGCCCTCGGCCTCGCCGCCCATACATTTTCTCCACTTCCTCTCATTGGTCAGAGCGCGGGGAAAAAGATCGGCTACTGCATCATTGGACTTGGCCGCATCGCAGACCACCACATGCGCGGCATCGCAAAGACCTCAACCTCAGCGATCACGGGCCTGGTGAGCGGACACCGTGACAAGGCCGAGCGCATCGCTGCACAGTATGGCGTGCCGAAGGAATCAATCTACAACTACGAGGACATGGATCGTATCCGCGACAACAAGGCGATCGATGCCGTCATCGTGTGCCTGCCGAACAGCATGCATGCCGAATATACGACTCGCTCGGCAAAGGCCGGGAAGCATGTTCTGTGCGAGAAGCCGATGGCAGTTACGGTTGCGGAGTGCGAGCAGATGATTGCTGCCTGCAAGTCGGCCAATGTGAAGCTGATGATTGCCTATCGCATGCACTACGAGCCGTACACCCTGAAGACGATCGAGCTGATCAAGTCAGGAGCGCTGGGAAAGGTGCAGGGGATCGACAGCGCCAATGGCTTCAACATCGCACATGGCGAGTGGAGGACGCAGCGCTCGCTGGCAGGTGGAGGACCGCTGATGGACGTCGGCATCTACTGCCTGAACGCTACGCGCTACCTGACCGGCGAGGAGCCGGTTGCCTTCACAGCTGTGGCTACTTCGAACAGGAACGACGAACGCTTCAAGGACATCGAAGAGAATCTCTCCTGGACGATGCGCTTCCCCTCCGGCACGGTCGCGAGCTGCTCCACGACGTACGGGGCACAGATGCCGAGTTACGCCAAGGTCTTCGGAGAGAACGGCTGGCTGGAGTTCGATAACTTCAACTACGAGGGACAGCGGCTGACCGCGATGTACAGGAAGGACCGCGGCTCGCCCGCCGTGAAGCTCGATGAGGCTTCGACACTGCACGACCCCAGCCAGTTTGTCGATCAGGTGAATCACTTCACGAGCTGTGTTCTTGAAAACAAGACACCAGGAACGCCAGGCGAAGAAGGTCTCAAGGACATGCGTCACATTGAGTCGATTTATAAGGCCGCCGGCCTCACTCTCGGTTAGCCGAGGGTGAGGTTGTGATGCGGACTCCTGGACGAATATAGCGAGCTGCCTGCAGCTTCGTAGAGCCGAGCGTGGTGGAGAACTTTAGCGCGATCAGGTTGTTGCTCGTCTTGGCAGGCGCCGGGAACGTTGCCACAAAGCTCTCGGAGACGGACTTCGTGAACCTTTCGAAGAATGGCGTGAGGGAGACGGGGTTCCCAGTTCCCTGGAAGTATGCCTGTCCTCCAGTCTCGTCAGAGACCTTGGCGAGATAACTCTGCCCGCTAAAGCTGGCAGCTCCTCCGCGAATGCCCGCGTTGGTGTAATAGATGGTGTAGACAGGCACGCCTGCGCGTTGGGCATCGCGGATGGAGTTATCGACGTAGACGCTGTTCTGGTTCAGGGGGCTGACGCTGCCGTTATAGGGATCGACACCGTTGGTGATCATGATGACAAAACGAGCCTTCGCTGTGACAACACTACCCTGATCTCTTGCTCCCTCTTTGCTACCAGGCCAGTTCTTCACAAAATCAGACAGGCAGAAGTAGGGGCTTGCGCTGAGGCCGGGGGAGCCCATCGGAAGCCGCAGGTTTGCAGCGGCGGCCTTGTGGTCCGTGGAGAACGGCTGCTGAGAGACCACGCGACCATTCTGCATGTACCCGACGAGGATTTCGGTTCCTTCCGGCAACGACTGGATGAAGTTCCGGATGTCGGGCAACAAACGACCGACTGAAGTACGAAGACCATCGTCGATCAGCAGAGCTACCTGAGTTCCATTGGGCTTAACGGGCTCGACGGCTGTCAGCGGCGTCTCGTGGTTGTTGACGCGCACCTTCAGATTCTGGGCCGTCAATGGCTGTGGAGACTTCGCATTGACCGTGACGATCGCCTGCGTCAGGGGTCCTTCCTGCGCGAGGACGAAGAGAGGGGAGGCAAAAAGCGCAGTCGCAAAGAGGATTTTCCGGAGGGTCATA is a window of Edaphobacter sp. 12200R-103 DNA encoding:
- the smpB gene encoding SsrA-binding protein SmpB yields the protein MPRSLSNPTAAYQPKASAPKVKDRDPVAAGQRDASVNRAASHNYFLTDRFEAGVALRGTEVKSIREGKANLKDAYGLLKDGECYLLNAHIGPFSHGNTMNHDSLRTRKLLLHKGELRKLESMTRQKGYTLIPTRLYFRHGRVKCELAIAKGKQDWDKRETERRKEADREARAAIVRSQRS
- the groES gene encoding co-chaperone GroES; its protein translation is MAKTFTPLHDRILVRRVEEGETLRGGIIIPDSAKEKPQQGEVISVGKGKSNDEGKVFPLDVKAGDQILFGKYSGTEIKLDGEEFLIMREEEVLGILK
- the groL gene encoding chaperonin GroEL (60 kDa chaperone family; promotes refolding of misfolded polypeptides especially under stressful conditions; forms two stacked rings of heptamers to form a barrel-shaped 14mer; ends can be capped by GroES; misfolded proteins enter the barrel where they are refolded when GroES binds) encodes the protein MAKQILHGEDSRQAILRGVNTLADAVKVTLGPKGRNVVIEKKFGSPTITKDGVTVAKEIELGNSLENMGAQMVREVASKTSDVAGDGTTTATVLAQAIYREGVKTVAAGANPMALKRGIDKAVEAIIGKRDEHGAVQGGALSKLSKPVSGDMIAQVGTISANSDAQIGTIIAEAMKKVGKDGVITVEESRTMETQLEVVEGMQFDRGYLSPYFVTDAERMEAALENPYILIYEKKISSMKDLLPLLEQIARTAKPLVIIAEDVDGEALATLVVNKLRGTLNVAAVKAPGFGDRRKAMLQDIAILTGGKAITEDLGIKLESVKIEDLGTAKRVTIDKDNTTIVDGGGKGGEIEGRVKEIRAQIDKTTSDYDREKLQERLAKLVGGVAVIKVGAATETEMKEKKARVEDAMHATRAAVEEGIVPGGGVALIRATSAVDDVVKGLEGDEKIGASIIRRAIEEPLRMIVSNAGEEGAVVIGKILDSKETNFGYNAGTGAYEDLVKAGVIDPTKVTRTALQNAASIAGLMLTTEAMISEIPEKKEAPAGGHNHGSMDGMY
- a CDS encoding Gfo/Idh/MocA family protein; translation: MISRREFSKLGALGLAAHTFSPLPLIGQSAGKKIGYCIIGLGRIADHHMRGIAKTSTSAITGLVSGHRDKAERIAAQYGVPKESIYNYEDMDRIRDNKAIDAVIVCLPNSMHAEYTTRSAKAGKHVLCEKPMAVTVAECEQMIAACKSANVKLMIAYRMHYEPYTLKTIELIKSGALGKVQGIDSANGFNIAHGEWRTQRSLAGGGPLMDVGIYCLNATRYLTGEEPVAFTAVATSNRNDERFKDIEENLSWTMRFPSGTVASCSTTYGAQMPSYAKVFGENGWLEFDNFNYEGQRLTAMYRKDRGSPAVKLDEASTLHDPSQFVDQVNHFTSCVLENKTPGTPGEEGLKDMRHIESIYKAAGLTLG